The nucleotide window ACATAAAGACCTAATCCAACGCCAAAAGCTTGGTGTTTTGTAGTAAAATATGGTTCTAGTATTTTTGAGAGTAATTTCTCATCTATTCCATTTCCTGTATCTTTTATTTGTAAGATTTTATTTGTAAAATCAATAAAAATATATCTCTCATCTTCCTGTTTATTTTCTATCAAAGCATAAACTGAGTTATCAAGAATATTTAAAATTGCTTGAGAAAAGTCATTTTTATTACAATCCAAAATCATATCATTGTCATAAGTAAATATGCATTTTATTGAATTTTTTTCAAATATTGAGTCAAAAAAATTAATGGTGTTTTTTATTGATTCTACAAAGGAAAATCTTACTATGCTATCATCTTTATTGAAAAAATTTGTAAAGTTTTCTATTGTATTTGAAAGTCTTTGAGTATTATCTATTATGGTATTGCAAGAGTTATTAAAATCTTCATTAGTTAAAGAATTTAACTCTTTTTGGATTTTCATTCCACTTGCTATTGTACTTATTACACTTAAAGGTTGTCTCCATTGATGAGCAATATTTTTTAAAGTATCTGCAATCGCAGCTATTTTTGATTGTTGATAAAGCAATCTATCTTTTTCTTTATCTTTTTCTATTTGTTCAACTTCTTTTGTTATATCTGTAAATGTAGCTATTATGTAATTTTCATTATTTATCATTGAAGCTTTTAATGAAAAATGAGTAATTTTATCATTTGAGTTTTTTATAGCAACTTTAAAATTTTTATCTTCATTATTTAAAACATATTCCGCCCAATTTTTGCCACCATAATCTTTTTTTATTATATAAAATTCATTGTCCATATCAAGAAAAGTATTACAAATACAAACATAATTCTTTCTAAATTCTTCTAGATTATTTGCATCTTTAAAAAAATCATATAATTTTTTATTTGCATCAATTATCTCTTCACCATTTGTAATTACGATTATATTTGATTGAGAATCTAAGATTGATTGTTTTTTATTTTCTTGAGATTTTATCTCTTTTAGATGAGATGAATATAAATAGATTAGAAATGAGAAAAATATTATGATTAGTGCAATTACAGAAACCATGATAATTTGAACTTTAAATGATTTTACAATTTGTAAATCAATATTATTTAAATCCATAAAATTTATAATGTAAGCTAATTTTTCATTATTCTTGTTATATAAAATAAAATTTGAAATTAGATAACCATTTTCAACAATATAATTTGGAATATTGATATATTTTTCTACATCATTGTTTTTTACATAATTTACTAAATCCATATTCGCATTTTTATTTGCAATATAATAATCATCTATAAAAATATTTGTATATGGATATTTTAATATTTTTCTATATTTTTTATCAGTGATTACTAAACAATCAATATTATTTTCTTTTAAATCTTTGGAGATAGAATTGAAGTGAGTGATAACTTCTAAAGCTCCTAAAAAATTGTTGTTATAATCAAAAATAGGTGTTCTTGCTTTTAATGTAAGATTAAATAAAGCTACACTTATTGAAGTAGAAACATTTTGATTTGTTAAAGTGTTTTTTAAATCTTTTCTAAAAAGTAAATTATCACCTTTTAAATCAGTCCAAGAACGATAAACACTTTTTCCATTTTTATCAACTATTTGAATCCAAACATTTTTATATTTTGAATATTGATTTAACTCATCTGAAATTTTTTTATATTCTAATTTATCATAATCTTTATTTTCCATAAGTCTATATAAACTATCATTTTTTGCAAGTGCAAGAGCTATTGCTAAAGTAGTATTTTGTTTGTCTTTTATAAGATTTTGAGTCGTTTTTACAATATTTATATGTGTTGAATTATAAATAGATTTTAAAAGATTCTCTTGTTTACTTGAAATATAATAATAGGTTCCTAAAATTATGAAAGTTGTAAGAGTTAAAAATAATAAAATTATGATGTAGATATTCTTTTTTGATGTCATATGATTACAGTAACTTATTGCTAAATTTATTAGCTTTGATTATATAAAATAACTTCTTTTTTTTTTATTAAAATGTTTCATATTAAATTAATATTTTTGTGATAAAATCTCGTTTATGATAAAAAGATACCCAACAAAACAGATATTCGTAGGAAATGTTCCTATTGGTGGTGATGCACCAATTCCAGTACAATCAATGACTTTTTCAAAAACATCAGATGTTAAAGCAACAGTAGAACAAATCACAAAATTACATTTTGCTGGTGCTGATATAGTAAGAGTTGCTGTTCCAAATATGGAAGCAGCCTTGGCATTAAAAGAGATTAAATCACAAGTAGAATTGCCACTTGTAGCAGATATTCATTTTCATTATAAATTAGCTTTGGTTGCTGCT belongs to Arcobacter defluvii and includes:
- a CDS encoding ATP-binding protein, with protein sequence MTSKKNIYIIILLFLTLTTFIILGTYYYISSKQENLLKSIYNSTHINIVKTTQNLIKDKQNTTLAIALALAKNDSLYRLMENKDYDKLEYKKISDELNQYSKYKNVWIQIVDKNGKSVYRSWTDLKGDNLLFRKDLKNTLTNQNVSTSISVALFNLTLKARTPIFDYNNNFLGALEVITHFNSISKDLKENNIDCLVITDKKYRKILKYPYTNIFIDDYYIANKNANMDLVNYVKNNDVEKYINIPNYIVENGYLISNFILYNKNNEKLAYIINFMDLNNIDLQIVKSFKVQIIMVSVIALIIIFFSFLIYLYSSHLKEIKSQENKKQSILDSQSNIIVITNGEEIIDANKKLYDFFKDANNLEEFRKNYVCICNTFLDMDNEFYIIKKDYGGKNWAEYVLNNEDKNFKVAIKNSNDKITHFSLKASMINNENYIIATFTDITKEVEQIEKDKEKDRLLYQQSKIAAIADTLKNIAHQWRQPLSVISTIASGMKIQKELNSLTNEDFNNSCNTIIDNTQRLSNTIENFTNFFNKDDSIVRFSFVESIKNTINFFDSIFEKNSIKCIFTYDNDMILDCNKNDFSQAILNILDNSVYALIENKQEDERYIFIDFTNKILQIKDTGNGIDEKLLSKILEPYFTTKHQAFGVGLGLYVVQEFFVKNLAYKIDIKNVTFDYENKEYSGTNFIIDFN